In a single window of the Lineus longissimus chromosome 4, tnLinLong1.2, whole genome shotgun sequence genome:
- the LOC135486571 gene encoding uncharacterized protein LOC135486571 isoform X1: MTRWVFTFFFMVSCQFIVYPSLSQKLSGKLLMSEISPGIVRFNSTVNGTCKVTDGLDSSFNISQLRIMSNDGTPLPLEHTWISSDHTIQFVIPSIQKSQFGLYKCTYNDSGSILFVAVKYIHVLAELLEVESLHFVVDNWESYNITMVPSLQEQDYHTHDQRDSFTHLHTKVNYDYTNKCPHSGGNAVVPRNCTPDRICRNLDQCCNYSCNCNDNEDCKCNYNDRPGLSDVTTCFGVKIWSEELGEPETYDKIFQVNLNDYVKPSPVDIRTIKLEIINSTSLNISWLEDGMWSFRGNRRVQYNVFFEATNFQHVVNISNLRQPFLTQTDLIPHGSYRVSVFVRPLNLGIPSDAAVTGLTMPASVPSRNPSFIGYSMVNHDAIKTVTLYWESLSEKEKHGLEVKTEVELDGQPFFATFEESSCTGDIPGQKNYSVARIFSKSMSLGRNTSAPISAMKIAGTVRDSPQLNLEVSRTTLGVYNMTFHAPNGKNVQLNASVVMCEKDAKENTCSTKTQLDILRNVNTTGFGTFSLSARNGVDPYKIGVILSGSLYWNLIEWSPCIFEQGRVPSRPSVSLGKPLPPEELMIHVAKYSCSKDTGTSVKVLKITGYYCRASRDKPGCIGKTTDIEILNPGEWTTYDVDAGLYRVSLKAVADDGTKSPEWTDSVDVPKKGINVMYIIAGLCGVAICLLFIIGKLVHWREEQKHSPLSIVQPSTPKNPITFDEATERTSAPPSPINRCHLPPRPEPPSHVVPSRNKISHNPPKSRKASHNDRDIYARVVMRNNQDCSEADDSNHSGDEESCSSGTYTPDTSCTSGFGSGRSNQPFEIPANFTNGEYPGREGETGKNREQKISGVLEDGLESAYAKSQCSLMKLTDEFPVQCFEEPQGDPKAASNQNNCDNDPFLRPPPAQVYPGDSGGNRIPYKRSASGTSGESLPGASGEPTTGNSGASNKPTSYVKVTFRNPIYENNAQASDTASTCLPILDDLFRGLGEET, from the exons ATGACAAGATGGGTATTTACATTCTTCTTCATGGTATCGTGCCAGTTCATTGTTTATCCATCGTTGTCGCAGAAGTTAAGTGGAA AACTCCTTATGTCTGAAATTTCCCCTGGGATTGTGAGGTTCAACAGCACAGTCAATGGGACATGCAAAGTCACTGATGGTTTGGACAGTTCCTTCAACATTAGCCAATTACGTATCATGTCCAACGATGGAACACCTTTACCACTGGAGCACACTTGGATCAGTTCTGACCACACAATTCAGTTTGTTATTCCTAGTATTCAGAAAAGCCAATTTGGGCTTTACAAATGTACTTACAATGACAGTGGGAGCATCCTATTTGTGGCGGtgaaatacatacatgtttTAG CTGAACTCTTGGAGGTCGAGTCGTTGCATTTCGTTGTAGACAACTGGGAGAGCTACAACATCACCATGGTGCCTAGTCTCCAAGAACAGGACTACCACACCCATGATCAGAGGGACAGCTTCACTCATCTGCACACGAAAGTCAATTATGATTACACGAACAA GTGCCCACACTCGGGAGGCAATGCTGTTGTGCCAAGAAATTGCACGCCGGATAGAAT TTGCAGGAACTTAGATCAGTGCTGTAACTATTCGTGCAATTGCAACGACAATGAAGACTGTAAATGTAACTACAACGACCGTCCAGGCCTATCTGATGTCACGACATGTTTTGGGGTGAAGATATGGTCAGAAGAATTGGGGGAGCCTGAAACATACGATAAGATATTTCAAGTCAACTTAAATGACTATG TAAAGCCTTCACCTGTCGACATCCGCACCATTAAACTGGAAATTATCAACAGCACCTCATTAAACATCTCATGGCTTGAGGATGGTATGTGGTCTTTTCGTGGCAATAGGAGAGTTCAGTACAACGTGTTTTTCGAGGCAACGAATTTTCAACATGTG GTAAACATCTCAAATCTTCGTCAACCATTCCTCACACAAACTGACCTAATCCCGCACGGCAGCTACAGAGTCAGCGTTTTTGTTAGACCTCTCAATTTAGGAATACCTAGTGATGCAGCTGTTACAGGCCTGACCATGCCAGCGAGTG TTCCGTCACGGAACCCATCATTTATAGGGTATTCAATGGTAAATCATGATGCGATCAAAACTGTGACACTTTACTGGGAG TCACTTTCTGAGAAAGAAAAACATGGACTCGAGGTCAAAACAGAAGTTGAATTAGATGGACAGCCATTTTTTGCCACATTTGAGGAGAGCTCTTGCACTGGGGACATACCAGGGCAGAAGAACTATAGTGTTGCCAGAATCTTCTCGAAGTCGATGTCCCTTGGAAGAAACACATCGGCACCTATCTCAGCCATGAAAATAGCCGGAACTGTCAGAG ATTCACCACAGTTGAACCTTGAAGTGTCAAGGACAACCCTTGGTGTTTATAATATGACTTTTCATGCACCAAATGGAAAAAATGTCCAACTGAACGCATCAGTCGTTATGTGTGAAAAGGATGCCAAAGAGAACACGTGCAGTACCAAG ACCCAACTTGACATTTTGCGCAACGTTAACACTACAGGGTTCGGAACATTTAGTCTGAGTGCACGAAATGGTGTCGATCCCTACAAAATTGGTGTGATTCTGTCGGGAAGTCTATATTGGAACTTGATAGAGTGGAGTCCATGCATTTTTGAACAAGGAAGGG TACCTTCGAGGCCATCAGTTTCTTTGGGAAAACCCCTGCCCCCCGAAGAATTGATGATACATGTTGCAAAATATAGCTGTAGTAAAGATACGGGAACGAGCGTCAAAGTACTAAAGATCACGGGATATTACTGTCGAGCAAGTCGAGATAAACCTGGATGTATTG GGAAAACCACTGACATCGAGATCCTCAACCCGGGTGAATGGACAACCTATGATGTGGATGCTGGGTTGTATCGGGTCTCACTGAAGGCTGTAGCAGATGACGGGACGAAGAGCCCGGAATGGACCGACTCTGTGGACGTCCCAAAAAAAG GAATAAATGTTATGTACATAATAGCTGGACTATGTGGTGTTGCCATTTGCCTCCTATTCATAATTGGGAAGTTGGTGCACTG GAGAGAAGAACAGAAACACTCACCGTTGTCAATTGTTCAACCAAGCACACCGAAAAATCCT ATTACCTTTGATGAGGCAACGGAAAGGACGTCAGCGCCACCATCTCCAATCAATCGCTGTCATCTACCACCAAGACCAGAGCCACCATCACATGTCGTGCCAAGCAGGAATAAGATATCCCATAACCCTCCGAAATCGCGCAAAGCAAGTCATAACGATCGTGACATCTATGCCAGAGTTGTTATGAGAAACAACcaag ATTGCTctgaagcagacgacagcaatCATAGTGGTGATGAGGAAAGTTGTAGTAGCGGAACTTATACACCGGACACAAGCTGTACATCTGGCTTTGGCAGTGGGAGAAGCAATCAGCCATTTGAAATTCCTGCAAACTTCACCAACGGGGAGTATCCAGGCCGCGAAGGCGAGACCGGTAAAAATCGTGAACAAAAAATATCGGGGGTTCTTGAAGATGGCCTGGAGTCTGCATACGCAAAATCACAGTGTTCTCTGATGAAATTGACTGACGAGTTCCCCGTGCAATGCTTTGAAGAACCTCAGGGAGATCCTAAAGCGGCTTCAAACCAAAATAACTGTGATAATGACCCTTTCCTACGGCCTCCTCCTGCGCAAGTCTACCCCGGCGATTCTGGCGGTAACCGAATACCCTATAAACGCTCTGCATCGGGGACATCGGGTGAATCACTACCAGGGGCTTCTGGCGAGCCGACGACAGGGAACAGTGGTGCGTCAAATAAACCGACCAGCTACGTCAAAGTGACTTTCAGAAATCCCATCTATGAGAACAATGCGCAAGCTTCGGATACAGCATCAACCTGCCTTCCCATCTTGGACGATTTATTCAGAGGTCTTGGCGAGGAGACTTGA
- the LOC135486571 gene encoding uncharacterized protein LOC135486571 isoform X2 — MTRWVFTFFFMVSCQFIVYPSLSQKLSGKLLMSEISPGIVRFNSTVNGTCKVTDGLDSSFNISQLRIMSNDGTPLPLEHTWISSDHTIQFVIPSIQKSQFGLYKCTYNDSGSILFVAVKYIHVLAELLEVESLHFVVDNWESYNITMVPSLQEQDYHTHDQRDSFTHLHTKVNYDYTNNCRNLDQCCNYSCNCNDNEDCKCNYNDRPGLSDVTTCFGVKIWSEELGEPETYDKIFQVNLNDYVKPSPVDIRTIKLEIINSTSLNISWLEDGMWSFRGNRRVQYNVFFEATNFQHVVNISNLRQPFLTQTDLIPHGSYRVSVFVRPLNLGIPSDAAVTGLTMPASVPSRNPSFIGYSMVNHDAIKTVTLYWESLSEKEKHGLEVKTEVELDGQPFFATFEESSCTGDIPGQKNYSVARIFSKSMSLGRNTSAPISAMKIAGTVRDSPQLNLEVSRTTLGVYNMTFHAPNGKNVQLNASVVMCEKDAKENTCSTKTQLDILRNVNTTGFGTFSLSARNGVDPYKIGVILSGSLYWNLIEWSPCIFEQGRVPSRPSVSLGKPLPPEELMIHVAKYSCSKDTGTSVKVLKITGYYCRASRDKPGCIGKTTDIEILNPGEWTTYDVDAGLYRVSLKAVADDGTKSPEWTDSVDVPKKGINVMYIIAGLCGVAICLLFIIGKLVHWREEQKHSPLSIVQPSTPKNPITFDEATERTSAPPSPINRCHLPPRPEPPSHVVPSRNKISHNPPKSRKASHNDRDIYARVVMRNNQDCSEADDSNHSGDEESCSSGTYTPDTSCTSGFGSGRSNQPFEIPANFTNGEYPGREGETGKNREQKISGVLEDGLESAYAKSQCSLMKLTDEFPVQCFEEPQGDPKAASNQNNCDNDPFLRPPPAQVYPGDSGGNRIPYKRSASGTSGESLPGASGEPTTGNSGASNKPTSYVKVTFRNPIYENNAQASDTASTCLPILDDLFRGLGEET; from the exons ATGACAAGATGGGTATTTACATTCTTCTTCATGGTATCGTGCCAGTTCATTGTTTATCCATCGTTGTCGCAGAAGTTAAGTGGAA AACTCCTTATGTCTGAAATTTCCCCTGGGATTGTGAGGTTCAACAGCACAGTCAATGGGACATGCAAAGTCACTGATGGTTTGGACAGTTCCTTCAACATTAGCCAATTACGTATCATGTCCAACGATGGAACACCTTTACCACTGGAGCACACTTGGATCAGTTCTGACCACACAATTCAGTTTGTTATTCCTAGTATTCAGAAAAGCCAATTTGGGCTTTACAAATGTACTTACAATGACAGTGGGAGCATCCTATTTGTGGCGGtgaaatacatacatgtttTAG CTGAACTCTTGGAGGTCGAGTCGTTGCATTTCGTTGTAGACAACTGGGAGAGCTACAACATCACCATGGTGCCTAGTCTCCAAGAACAGGACTACCACACCCATGATCAGAGGGACAGCTTCACTCATCTGCACACGAAAGTCAATTATGATTACACGAACAA TTGCAGGAACTTAGATCAGTGCTGTAACTATTCGTGCAATTGCAACGACAATGAAGACTGTAAATGTAACTACAACGACCGTCCAGGCCTATCTGATGTCACGACATGTTTTGGGGTGAAGATATGGTCAGAAGAATTGGGGGAGCCTGAAACATACGATAAGATATTTCAAGTCAACTTAAATGACTATG TAAAGCCTTCACCTGTCGACATCCGCACCATTAAACTGGAAATTATCAACAGCACCTCATTAAACATCTCATGGCTTGAGGATGGTATGTGGTCTTTTCGTGGCAATAGGAGAGTTCAGTACAACGTGTTTTTCGAGGCAACGAATTTTCAACATGTG GTAAACATCTCAAATCTTCGTCAACCATTCCTCACACAAACTGACCTAATCCCGCACGGCAGCTACAGAGTCAGCGTTTTTGTTAGACCTCTCAATTTAGGAATACCTAGTGATGCAGCTGTTACAGGCCTGACCATGCCAGCGAGTG TTCCGTCACGGAACCCATCATTTATAGGGTATTCAATGGTAAATCATGATGCGATCAAAACTGTGACACTTTACTGGGAG TCACTTTCTGAGAAAGAAAAACATGGACTCGAGGTCAAAACAGAAGTTGAATTAGATGGACAGCCATTTTTTGCCACATTTGAGGAGAGCTCTTGCACTGGGGACATACCAGGGCAGAAGAACTATAGTGTTGCCAGAATCTTCTCGAAGTCGATGTCCCTTGGAAGAAACACATCGGCACCTATCTCAGCCATGAAAATAGCCGGAACTGTCAGAG ATTCACCACAGTTGAACCTTGAAGTGTCAAGGACAACCCTTGGTGTTTATAATATGACTTTTCATGCACCAAATGGAAAAAATGTCCAACTGAACGCATCAGTCGTTATGTGTGAAAAGGATGCCAAAGAGAACACGTGCAGTACCAAG ACCCAACTTGACATTTTGCGCAACGTTAACACTACAGGGTTCGGAACATTTAGTCTGAGTGCACGAAATGGTGTCGATCCCTACAAAATTGGTGTGATTCTGTCGGGAAGTCTATATTGGAACTTGATAGAGTGGAGTCCATGCATTTTTGAACAAGGAAGGG TACCTTCGAGGCCATCAGTTTCTTTGGGAAAACCCCTGCCCCCCGAAGAATTGATGATACATGTTGCAAAATATAGCTGTAGTAAAGATACGGGAACGAGCGTCAAAGTACTAAAGATCACGGGATATTACTGTCGAGCAAGTCGAGATAAACCTGGATGTATTG GGAAAACCACTGACATCGAGATCCTCAACCCGGGTGAATGGACAACCTATGATGTGGATGCTGGGTTGTATCGGGTCTCACTGAAGGCTGTAGCAGATGACGGGACGAAGAGCCCGGAATGGACCGACTCTGTGGACGTCCCAAAAAAAG GAATAAATGTTATGTACATAATAGCTGGACTATGTGGTGTTGCCATTTGCCTCCTATTCATAATTGGGAAGTTGGTGCACTG GAGAGAAGAACAGAAACACTCACCGTTGTCAATTGTTCAACCAAGCACACCGAAAAATCCT ATTACCTTTGATGAGGCAACGGAAAGGACGTCAGCGCCACCATCTCCAATCAATCGCTGTCATCTACCACCAAGACCAGAGCCACCATCACATGTCGTGCCAAGCAGGAATAAGATATCCCATAACCCTCCGAAATCGCGCAAAGCAAGTCATAACGATCGTGACATCTATGCCAGAGTTGTTATGAGAAACAACcaag ATTGCTctgaagcagacgacagcaatCATAGTGGTGATGAGGAAAGTTGTAGTAGCGGAACTTATACACCGGACACAAGCTGTACATCTGGCTTTGGCAGTGGGAGAAGCAATCAGCCATTTGAAATTCCTGCAAACTTCACCAACGGGGAGTATCCAGGCCGCGAAGGCGAGACCGGTAAAAATCGTGAACAAAAAATATCGGGGGTTCTTGAAGATGGCCTGGAGTCTGCATACGCAAAATCACAGTGTTCTCTGATGAAATTGACTGACGAGTTCCCCGTGCAATGCTTTGAAGAACCTCAGGGAGATCCTAAAGCGGCTTCAAACCAAAATAACTGTGATAATGACCCTTTCCTACGGCCTCCTCCTGCGCAAGTCTACCCCGGCGATTCTGGCGGTAACCGAATACCCTATAAACGCTCTGCATCGGGGACATCGGGTGAATCACTACCAGGGGCTTCTGGCGAGCCGACGACAGGGAACAGTGGTGCGTCAAATAAACCGACCAGCTACGTCAAAGTGACTTTCAGAAATCCCATCTATGAGAACAATGCGCAAGCTTCGGATACAGCATCAACCTGCCTTCCCATCTTGGACGATTTATTCAGAGGTCTTGGCGAGGAGACTTGA
- the LOC135486570 gene encoding ankyrin-3-like has product MERWAMSKGDRKLVSAVYGGQPKVVRSAILVGANVNLKGTEGQSLLHIAVEKGFTSVVKELIRGSADVDIRGRDNFTPLQLAAKNGFCDIANELVKAGADLNFNYNYNGMTSLHLALGENHTDIAKILIEGGADVNVKYYRGTPKDFYIDHTPYGFSVNESLVVKEEELDQAPIHLALEIGHTDVARLMIEKGLDVDSTDKDGKAALHIAAENGHTGIAADLVKAGANVNIKGDLSECTPLQSALSNGHLGVAKVLLEAGADVNATDRSSQTPFHLAAIHGYSDITKSMLEGEGKGENADNAECLAKPLPQSVRKANVNSSCGSTTILHMCAYGGNVDTVKLVMKRLQDEDGKVDPDVRDNEQNTPLHLAARKGHSLAVAEFIGHGASVDLKNRQGLSPIHLAALYGHPGSVRELLKAESVDCHDVEDVSVLHNILMETDTEILKLLIPDKMSCNARGHNETTILHTAADLGCREHVKYLLSCPDIDVNLKDKLGKSPIHYATQIGNQETVVDLLNAGCDMKVLDILGQSVMHIAAVYGHSGLIEMFLDMDIDPYQTDVSRRNCLHYAVMHRNDDVVRTLLAKSVKAGPNYNTKDCNDKIPFDYLHECEMNSLTYKLLQGTSPMISVIQMREGDMPCDIDISAAPNLADLSKQPYLGSVNRIVDFDMTEFVSYAKTVVGQVIRRAISGGTEVEVIGCGSSFEGSKIGMPDEMDFLVKLWLACPYTRHEMDSDEKDQSCQEGYIMMKDPNLAGLETYLTKLNIIGSHGLWMYGKLDSFWKNNQTNGEVKFLDDGREFTIALPPQRHPDRKTCTTWIWLYSDGVFKDFPLSIDFVPAIEVYVGQTSHAKETRSTLMMTEKEIRERKYYMVPKIPSENSLVSELFRPEDQHQLGRLSFPTLEVHFISALDERIKEVFITAKCLRKPEVCGFKVRNSQGDVNFVSEYITSFRLKTVFLNLAELFVRSDFSLGKMVLMMYEQLEVCMKRGKLPMFFDMTINVLAGSRVSVEDSLQVTRLMLGFVQSLYERDFSHEKEIDGNEKRKALKKERVMFQVEKRKHKKELGEWERHGRGTRPVLCGPAKMANTDPFAFTAQQQHTDEPKPKTPVLPLYLDL; this is encoded by the coding sequence ATGGAAAGATGGGCGATGAGTAAGGGGGACAGGAAGCTCGTCAGTGCCGTCTACGGAGGGCAGCCAAAGGTCGTTAGGTCGGCAATTCTAGTCGGTGCTAATGTTAACTTGAAAGGCACTGAAGGGCAGTCATTGTTACACATTGCTGTCGAAAAAGGATTTACCAGCGTTGTAAAGGAACTGATACGGGGGTCGGCAGATGTAGACATTCGTGGCCGTGACAATTTCACTCCTCTGCAGTTGGCGGCAAAGAACGGTTTCTGTGATATTGCTAACGAACTGGTTAAAGCCGGGGCCGATTTGAATTTCAACTACAACTACAACGGAATGACCTCCTTACATTTAGCGCTAGGAGAAAATCACACTGATATTGCCAAGATTCTGATAGAGGGTGGGGCTGATGTGAATGTGAAGTACTATCGTGGAACGCCTAAGGATTTCTATATTGATCATACTCCGTATGGTTTCTCTGTTAATGAGAGTCTTGTGGTCAAAGAGGAAGAACTTGACCAAGCACCCATACATTTGGCACTTGAGATAGGGCATACCGATGTTGCCAGGTTGATGATAGAGAAAGGGCTTGATGTCGACAGCACAGACAAAGATGGTAAGGCAGCCCTGCACATAGCGGCTGAGAATGGTCACACTGGTATTGCAGCCGATTTGGTCAAGGCTGGTGCCAACGTCAATATCAAAGGAGATCTTTCAGAATGCACGCCTTTGCAATCAGCGCTTTCAAATGGTCACCTTGGCGTGGCCAAGGTTCTGTTAGAAGCAGGTGCAGATGTCAATGCGACAGATCGTAGTTCGCAGACCCCTTTTCATCTTGCGGCTATTCATGGTTACTCCGACATAACAAAGTCAATGTTGGAGGGGGAGGGGAAGGGAGAGAACGCTGATAATGCCGAATGTCTTGCTAAGCCTCTTCCCCAATCCGTGAGAAAGGCAAATGTGAATAGCAGTTGCGGATCTACAACGATATTGCATATGTGTGCGTATGGAGGTAACGTTGACACTGTGAAGTTGGTGATGAAACGTTTACAGGATGAAGATGGAAAAGTTGATCCAGATGTCCGGGATAATGAACAGAACACGCCTTTGCACCTGGCGGCACGGAAAGGACACTCGCTAGCGGTTGCAGAATTTATTGGACACGGAGCCAGTGTTGACCTCAAAAATCGCCAAGGACTGAGTCCAATTCATCTCGCAGCCTTGTATGGGCATCCAGGATCTGTCCGCGAACTCCTCAAGGCGGAATCAGTAGATTGCCATGATGTAGAAGATGTTTCGGTCTTGCACAACATTTTAATGGAAACGGACACCGAAATACTGAAACTTCTGATACCTGATAAAATGAGCTGCAACGCACGTGGTCACAACGAAACGACCATCCTCCACACTGCCGCGGATCTAGGATGCCGTGAACACGTCAAATATTTGTTGTCCTGTCCAGATATCGATGTAAATCTCAAGGACAAACTAGGAAAATCCCCGATTCATTATGCCACCCAGATAGGAAATCAGGAGACGGTCGTCGACCTACTGAATGCTGGTTGTGATATGAAAGTGTTGGACATCTTAGGACAATCAGTAATGCATATCGCTGCCGTTTACGGACACTCCGGATTGATAGAAATGTTCCTTGACATGGACATTGACCCATACCAGACTGATGTTTCTAGAAGGAACTGTCTACATTATGCTGTGATGCACAGAAATGATGATGTTGTCCGAACACTGCTTGCGAAAAGTGTCAAGGCCGGTCCAAATTACAATACAAAGGATTGCAATGATAAAATACCGTTCGATTACTTGCACGAATGCGAAATGAACAGTTTGACCTACAAATTACTACAGGGCACTTCGCCTATGATCAGTGTAATTCAAATGAGGGAGGGAGACATGCCATGCGACATTGATATATCCGCAGCTCCTAACCTCGCCGATTTATCAAAGCAGCCATACCTAGGTTCAGTTAACAGAATTGTAGATTTCGATATGACAGAATTTGTTAGTTATGCTAAGACCGTGGTAGGACAAGTCATCAGGCGTGCAATATCTGGTGGTACCGAGGTGGAAGTCATTGGTTGTGGCAGTTCATTTGAGGGCTCCAAGATTGGTATGCCCGATGAAATGGACTTTCTTGTCAAGTTATGGTTGGCTTGTCCATATACACGCCATGAAATGGACAGTGACGAAAAAGATCAATCTTGCCAAGAGGGATACATCATGATGAAAGACCCGAATCTAGCAGGACTAGAAACTTATTTGACAAAGCTCAACATAATCGGTTCTCATGGGCTTTGGATGTATGGAAAGCTAGATTCCTTCTGGAAAAATAATCAAACCAATGGTGAGGTTAAATTTTTAGATGATGGTCGTGAATTCACCATAGCATTACCTCCACAAAGACACCCTGACCGAAAGACTTGCACCACTTGGATCTGGTTGTACAGTGACGGGGTGTTCAAAGATTTTCCCCTTTCCATCGACTTTGTTCCCGCGATTGAAGTCTACGTCGGACAGACGAGCCATGCAAAGGAGACAAGGTCCACACTGATGATGACAGAGAAGGAAATACGAGAACGGAAATATTACATGGTTCCCAAGATTCCGTCTGAGAACAGCCTGGTATCAGAGCTTTTTCGACCAGAGGACCAGCACCAGCTTGGGCGGTTGTCATTCCCGACCCTTGAGGTCCATTTCATATCAGCATTGGATGAGAGAATTAAGGAAGTGTTCATAACGGCCAAGTGTCTGAGAAAACCGGAGGTGTGTGGTTTCAAAGTAAGGAACAGTCAAGGTGATGTAAATTTTGTCAGTGAATATATAACCAGCTTTAGACTGAAAACTGTTTTTCTGAATCTGGCTGAGCTGTTTGTGAGGTCCGACTTCTCCCTTGGCAAAATGGTGCTGATGATGTATGAACAGTTAGAGGTATGTATGAAGAGAGGAAAACTTCCTATGTTTTTTGACATGACCATAAACGTACTGGCGGGGTCAAGAGTGAGTGTAGAGGATAGCCTACAGGTCACCAGGCTGATGCTTGGATTCGTGCAATCATTGTACGAGAGAGATTTCTCACATGAGAAAGAAATAGATGGCAATGAGAAAAGAAAGGCTCTGAAGAAGGAACGAGTCATGTTCCAAGTAGAGAAACGCAAGCACAAAAAAGAGTTGGGAGAATGGGAGAGACACGGACGAGGAACACGACCGGTGTTGTGTGGTCCCGCCAAAATGGCCAACACAGATCCATTCGCCTTTACAGCTCAGCAACAACATACCGACGAACCAAAACCGAAAACACCAGTTTTACCATTATACCTAGACCTGTAG